Proteins from a single region of Pithys albifrons albifrons isolate INPA30051 chromosome 10, PitAlb_v1, whole genome shotgun sequence:
- the ASPM gene encoding abnormal spindle-like microcephaly-associated protein isoform X2 — protein MAASSVPAAVRWECSPAANSGRRRWAERGAEEDEGESPAVLVLSHFSRPPFLSFGRLRVGASRTLLLGVDNPNEEHAEVVIDRFPAAARGFSIELRRFAVQSGQRIFVSVTWTPLEEGKVRELVTFVVNRVVKHQAVLLGAAEQPPKKKRSLWDKLKMKNSSEISASQKVKKSTSEIKTINKTFQVSRKVDRPRSPLRACENQNTVQSNISPGNNTLIGSENQLPLSPIAPVPEEQRNTVCTPLAMRRSTTFADIAASVNEELLPQIDSQNVKKYASEHNELQSESAYSSAGLAQLPISNNEGVFNWTVSPVCTPERSGSLPALSTRRILSPDAFVNGNYQVDIDTIEQPFQILSPDQFVKDNLSDKQSKTPKPEAALLSSTTETYVIKRYLPPKQRKDGDVETETHLCVEHSLNEVFEMHNVTSQVLHYDKPSKNHCSFCFAEEPQTDNSSQREKTTKRPILSATVIKSKPGATEEKRVETCQPKSKKCLNKAIIECANVPVHTEAEISEHLPIAGSISAEHQFHNDKVNSSPTGSTSLCRKRKSETYVENSRVTAPVYMEEVERKRALTSNTGSQTQVTVRPSAFKLTHREKIGQRKKAGSSLQKTSKTMKRISKPVPGLAQSHLTFVKPLKTAIPRHPMPFAAKNMFYDERWKEKQQRGFTWWLNFVLTPDDFSVKTNTSQVNAAALILGEENHHKMSLPKAPTKDEASLKAYTAHRKLNKLRREACRLFTSETMVKAIKKLEVEVETRRLLVRRDRHPWKDIGERQKVLNWLLSYNPLWLRIGLETVYGELIPLENNSDVTGLAIFILNRLLWNPDIAAEYRHPTVPHLYREGHEEALSKFTLKKLLLLICFLDCAKRSRMIAHDPCLFCKDAEFKASKDLLLAFSRDFLSGEGDLSRHLGFLGLPVSHIQTPLDEFDFAVTNLAVDLQCGIRLVRAVELLTKNWNLSKQLRVPAISRLQKMHNVDIVLNVLKERGIHLKDESGASLESRDIVDRHRERTLALLWKIVFAFQVDVSLNVEQLKEEIEFLNNSYKRKAQLGALKSFPNCFGVQDKDKSSLQSYSENVKLLMAWVNAVCMFYNIRVENFTVCFSDGRVLCHLIHHYHPCYMPLEAVCQRTTQTVECSRTVTVGLNSSSSSESDTSLNVMEEMFDQTVTPSVLYKELLDNEKKNFQLINAAVSNLGGIPAMIHHSDMSNTIPDEKVVITYLSFLCSRLLDLRHETRAARLIQSAWRNYRLKRELQLSQEKDRAARIIQKSAMNFLSRRRILRRVNAAISIQKHWRGYLARMTLFRLKKAKLEETRSKSATVIQAYWRRYSARKSYLQLRYYAIFVQARIRMAKSVAAYKRIVWATVTIQRHLRASKLAKKDRQRYKILKSSAVTIQSAFRRWRNYKIQQKIKATLVLQAYFRKWQSSKLAKRRRSALVIQSWYRMHRDRKHYLHIKQNIIKIQAWYRCQLARCVYQEYRAKIVTIQQYYRAYKLGKREREHYLQKRAAVIVLQAAFRGMKAHKLYRQTKAVCVVQSLWRMKQEKQRFLQLKKSVITLQSHVRKYQQVKRYKEIKNAASVIQTRYRAHVASKKAAASFQRMRLAAIVLQSAYRGMEARKEARRLRAVIKIQSSYRAYVVQKRFKNLKNAAVKIQAFVKMWQARKHYCALREATLYVQQRYRSGRHTLQLKEDYRKLREACIRIQAAVRGYLVRKQIKRWRETAVFLQACYRMKRDRQQYLSIYSAAIVIQQHYRAYKNQRCQRQEFLQVKKAAVSLQAAYRGYKTRKKLKLEHRAAVKIQTAFRAHAARVKHKAVVEASIVIQRWYRNCKTGSRQRLNFLMTRAAVLSLQAAFHGWKVRKQIRRQHVAATVIQSAFRKFTALKRFRLMSHAVLTIQRHYRASVIGQKQRREYVQLRNSVVRLQAIWRGKALRKTIQKKHNLATIIQSYYRMHVNQLKYKKLREATLVIQKYFRAYCMKKTQRAIYLKTKAAVLVLQSAYRGMTVRKQLNILNKAATTIQAAFRSYLVKKEYERLRSAAVAIQRRYRAIIQAKCQRQRYLSLRRAIVKMQAIYRGVRVRRQVHCMHNAAICIQATFKMHCMNIKYQSMRMAAIRIQRQYRAFCLGKVQRKKYLELKKSIIILQAACRGMKVRQDLKTMHQSATIIQSYYRMHRLQRDFRKLLLATREIQQWFCACKERNAQVHNYMMMKNAVLRIHGMQTRRLIKTTSESAVIIQRAIRTFLESKHSLFIEAAAVVIQRRYRATKLARIQRQKYLSLLNASVIIQSAYRGFVVRKKLQQMHKAATVIQAMLRMHKIYTSYQEVKLAAAIIQQCYRAYREGKRMRERYLKLYNSVLVLQAAYRGMRTRRFLKKRHEAALTIQKNYRMYRQYCHYRQLQWATQLIQNRYRANKLRKIAVQHYSSLKKAATCIQKAFRDMQAKRQQQKMHRAATVVQKNFKGFRERQRYLSLKAATLVFQKRYRALILSRQHTLEYRSLRRAAIHIQAVYRGVRVRKSIEHMHSAASTIQSAYRMHRDRRSYQNMRTAAIAVQSSYRSYVKGRNQREKYLTMKNSVLVIQAAYRGMKARQKLKVMHVSATIIQSSYRMYVQHRYYKQLCWAVRVIQQRFRAKMAKESDMKNYAKIKKAVICLQAAFRAKKARQLYKASVAARCIQSFLRMRIERRRFLEKKAAAIMIQSMFRCQRTRTHYKLIQSSAIAIQRWYRSCHRAHLQRVEYLAQRQAAVIIQSAFRGMKARKIARQIRAARKIQSFLRMAVQRRKYVQLRTAAVTLQAYYLMHKAQSQYTSYKKAAVVLQRCYRSHLTVKHQRMTYLQTRRNIVIVQARVRGFIERKRFHKIKESTIKIQQHYRAHRMRNIERHRYRQMKRAAIRIQAAYRGHKARQWVKKMRAAQVIQAWFRGYRARKEYAAVVKATLVIQSHFRMKQLRTWFLEVKFCALTIQRRWRATLSARMLRHHFLATKNAAVKIQLAYRQYRARKLLRKKVQAACLIQKAYRGFKARRKFDQQKAAAVIIQKHLRAWQKGRLQFMKYSKTRRAIVKLQAFIRGYLVRKKISEQKQKRKLLHFAAAVYHHLSAIKIQRMYRIHLTLKLAQNQILSVLIIQRWFRAKMQRKRFLKDYQRVICLQRAIRGWLRHRNDAATIIQRNVKRFLACRRKRKFAVGIIKFQALWRGYSWRKINDTAKTKALRRSLEKANEKSREENKLCNRTATAIEYLLKYKHLSYILAALNHLEVATRLSSLCCENIAQSRAIFSIFVLIRRCNRSVPCMDVIRYSVQVLLNVSKYERTTQAVYEAENSIDTLLDLLQMYRGKAGDKVSEKGGSIFTKTCCLLAILSKDSKRASEIRGMPRTVPFIQSLYKLTARKHRMDAERALVKQKTSTVLSGTSVPVTPLRIKTVSKIKPDWVLRKDNMREVVDPLQAILMVMDTLGIACY, from the exons ATGGCCGCGTCCTCTGTCCCCGCCGCGGTGCGCTGGGAGTGCAGCCCCGCCGCCAACTCCGGGCGCCGGCGATGGGCCGAGCGGGGCGCAGAGGAGGACGAGGGCGAGAGCCCCGCCGTGTTGGTCCTGAGCCACTTCTCCCGGCCGCCCTTCCTAAGCTTCGGCCGCCTGCGAGTGGGTGCCTCCCGCACGCTGCTGCTGGGCGTCGACAACCCCAACGAGGAGCACGCCGAGGTGGTGATCGACCGCTTCCCGGCCGCGGCCAGGGGCTTCAGCATCGAGCTCCGCCGCTTCGCTGTGCAG TCAGGACAAAGAATCTTTGTTTCTGTGACATGGACGCCATTAGAAGAAGGAAAAGTCAGAGAACTGGTAACTTTTGTTGTTAATCGTGTTGTAAAGCATCAAGCTGTGCTccttggtgctgctgagcagccccCGAAGAAAAAG AGAAGTCTTTGggataaattaaaaatgaaaaactctTCAGAAATCTCTGCTTCACAGAAGGTTAAAAAGAGCacttcagaaattaaaactattaataaaacatttcaagtTTCTCGAAAGGTGGATAGACCTAGAAGTCCACTTCGGgcatgtgaaaatcagaacacagTGCAAAGTAATATATCCCCAGGAAATAATACTCTTATTGGCTCAGAAAATCAGTTGCCTCTATCTCCTATTGCACCAGTGCCAGAGGAACAGCGTAACACTGTTTGCACACCACTTGCAATGAGAAGATCTACTACCTTTGCAGATATTGCTGCCTCTGTAAATGAGGAGTTATTGCCTCAGATAGACAGCCAGAATGTCAAGAAATATGCTAGTGAGCACAATGAATTGCAATCTGAAAGTGCCTACAGTTCTGCTGGATTAGCACAACTGCCGATTTCAAACAATGAAGGAGTTTTTAATTGGACAGTCTCACCAGTTTGTACTCCAGAACGCTCAGGATCTCTGCCTGCTTTAAGTACAAGGAGAATTTTAAGTCCAGATGCTTTTGTAAATGGCAACTATCAGGTGGATATAGACACAATAGAGCAGCCCTTTCAAATTCTGTCACCTGACCAATTTGTGAAAGACAATTTGTCAGATAAACAATCAAAGACTCCTAAACCTGAGGCAGCATTATTATCATCTACCACAGAGACTTATGTTATAAAGAGATACCTACCCCCAAAGCAGAGAAAGGATGGAGATGTAGAGACAGAAACACATCTTTGTGTAGAACACAGCCTAAATGAAGTCTTTGAGATGCATAATGTAACATCACAGGTACTTCATTATGATAAACCCTCAAAAAATCACtgcagtttttgttttgctgaagaaCCTCAGACTGATAATTCttctcaaagagaaaaaacaacaaagcgTCCAATTCTTTCTGCCACTGTCATAAAAAGTAAGCCTGGTGCTACTGAGGAAAAAAGGGTGGAAACCTGCCAGCCAAAATCTAAAAAATGCCTTAATAAAGCAATAATAGAATGTGCTAATGTGCCTGTACATACAGAAGCAGAAATATCTGAACACCTGCCAATTGCAGGTTCCATTTCGGCTGAACATCAGTTTCACAATGACAAAGTAAATTCATCTCCTACTGGATCAACTTCTTTGTGTCGTAAGAGGAAAAGCGAAACATACGTAGAAAATAGTCGAGTTACAGCTCCAGTGTATATGGaagaagtggaaagaaaaagagctctTACATCTAACACAGGCAGTCAAACGCAGGTGACTGTGAGACCATCAGCCTTCAAACTCACACACCGAGAGAAAATagggcagagaaagaaagctg GTTCTTCACTTCAGAAAACATCTAAAACTATGAAGAGAATTAGTAAACCTGTACCTGGATTGGCCCAGTCTCACCTGACATTTGTGAAACCACTGAAAACAG caatccCGAGGCACCCAATGCCTTTTGCTgctaaaaacatgttttatgaTGAGCGttggaaggagaagcagcaacGAGGTTTCACTTGGTGGTTAAATTTTGTACTTACTCCGGATGACTTCAGTGTAAAAACAAATACCTCACAAG TAAATGCAGCTGCTCTTATCTTGGGAGAGGAGAACCATCATAAAATGAGCCTTCCTAAAGCACCAACGAAAGACGAAGCATCTCTAAAGGCTTATACAGCTCACCGTAAGCTGAATAAGCTACGCCGTGAAGCTTGTCGTTTGTTTACCTCTGAAACAATGGTCAAAGCCATTAAGAAACTAGAGGTTGAGGTCGAAACCAGACGCTTGCTAGTTCGTAGAGACAGACACCCCTGGAAAGATATAG gagagaggcagaaagtCCTCAACTGGCTTTTATCTTACAACCCTTTATGGCTGCGTATTGGTCTGGAG ACTGTTTATGGAGAACTGATACCTTTGGAGAATAATAGTGATGTTACGGGTTTAGCAATATTTATCCTTAATCGCCTGCTTTGGAACCCTGACATTGCAGCTGAGTACAGGCATCCCACTGTGCCTCACCTTTACCGAGAAG GTCATGAAGAAGCTTTGTCAAAATTCACCCTGAAAAAATTGCTGTTGTTAATTTGCTTTCTGGATTGTGCCAAACGGTCCAGGATGATTGCCCATGACCCTTGCCTCTTTTGTAAGGATGCAGAGTTCAAG gctagCAAAGACCTTTTGCTTGCGTTTTCGCGGGACTTCCTGAGTGGTGAAGGTGACCTTTCTCGTCATCTCGGATTCCTGGGACTACCTGTCTCTCATATTCAAACTCCACTTGATGAATTTGATTTTGCTGTAACAAATCTGGCTGTGGACTTACAATGTGGCATTCGTCTTGT GAGAGCAGTGGAGCTTCTGACCAAAAACTGGAATCTTTCAAAACAACTGAGAGTTCCTGCAATAAGTCGTCTACAAAAGATGCATAATGTTGACATTGTTCTTAATGTCCTTAAAGAGCGAGGAATACACTTGAAAGATGAAAGTG GTGCTTCTCTTGAATCCAGGGATATTGTGGATAGACACAGAGAGCGAACATTAGCACTCCTGTGGAAAATTGTCTTTGCCTTCCAG gTGGATGTTTCTCTGAATGTGGAacaattaaaagaagaaattgagTTTTTGAATAACTCATACAAGAGAAAAGCACAACTGGGTGCTCTCAAGAGTTTTCCAAATTGTTTTGGAGTACAAGACAAGGATAAGTCCTCACTTCAGAGTTACAGTGAAAATGTGAAACTGCTGATGGCATGGGTTAATGCTGTTTGTATGTTTTACAATATCAGA gTGGAAAATTTCACAGTATGTTTCTCAGATGGTAGAGTATTATGTCACTTGATTCATCATTATCATCCATGTTACATGCCTTTGGAAGCTGTGTGCCAACGAACAACTCAAACAGTAGAATGCTCAAGAACTGTTACAGTGGGACTGAACTCTTCCTCCTCATCAGAGTCTGATACTTCTCTAAATGTTATGGAAGAAATGTTTGACCAAA CTGTAACTCCCTCAGTCCTATACAAGGAACTCTTggacaatgaaaagaaaaacttccaaCTGATCAATGCTGCAGTTTCTAACCTAGGTGGAATACCAGCAATGATTCATCACTCAGACATGTCAAATACAATTCCTGATGAGAAG GTTGTTATTACCTACCTGTCATTCCTGTGTTCGCGGCTTCTTGATCTGCGGCACGAAACTCGAGCTGCACGATTAATTCAGTCTGCTTGGAGGAATTATAGGCTGAAAAGGGAACTGCAACTTTCTCAG GAAAAAGACAGAGCTGCTCGGATAATTCAAAAATCTGCAATGAACTTCTTGTCTCGTCGACGCATCCTGAGGAGAGTGAATGCAGCCATTTCCATCCAGAAGCACTGGAGAGGATACTTGGCCAGGATGACtcttttcagactgaaaaaggCAAAACTAGAGGAAACCAGAAGTAAATCTGCCACAGTCATACAG GCTTATTGGAGGAGATACTCTGCTAGGAAAAGTTATTTACAGCTAAGATACTATGCTATTTTTGTCCAAGCAAGGATAAGGATGGCAAAGTCTGTTGCTGCATATAAACGAATTGTTTGGGCTACTGTTACAATTCAGAGGCATCTGCGTGCATCTAAGTTGGCAAAAAAAGATCGGCAAAGATACAAAATCTTAAAGTCTTCTGCAGTTACTATTCAGTCTGCATTCAGAAGATGGAGAAATTACAAAattcaacagaaaattaaagcaaCTTTAGTGCTTCAGGCTTATTTCCGAAAATGGCAATCTTCAAAACTGGCTAAGAGAAGGAGGTCTGCCCTTGTCATACAGTCTTGGTACAGGATGCACAGAGACCGGAAGCACTATCTACATATTAAGCAAAATATTATCAAGATTCAGGCTTGGTACAGGTGTCAGCTGGCCAGATGTGTTTACCAGGAATACAGGGCAAAGATAGTGACAATTCAGCAGTATTACAGAGCTTATAAActagggaaaagagagagagagcactATCTGCAAAAGCGTGCAGCAGTGATAGTTCTCCAAGCTGCTTTTAGAGGCATGAAGGCACACAAGCTGTACAGGCAAACAAAAGCAGTTTGTGTTGTTCAGTCACTCTGGAGAATGAAACAGGAGAAACAAAGATTtctacagttaaaaaaatctgttattaCATTACAGTCACATGTGAGAAAATACCAACAAGTAAAGAGAtacaaagagattaaaaatgcagcttctgTAATTCAAACTCGGTATAGGGCGCATGTCGCCTCTaaaaaagcagctgcttcttTCCAGAGGATGCGCCTGGCTGCCATTGTTCTGCAGTCTGCCTACCGAGGGATGGAGGCAAGGAAAGAGGCTCGCAGGTTGAGAGCTGTGATCAAAATTCAGTCAAGTTACCGTGCTTACGTTGTCCAGAAGAGatttaaaaacttgaaaaatgcGGCAGTAAAGATTCAAGCTTTTGTAAAGATGTGGCAAGCACGTAAGCATTACTGTGCTTTAAGGGAGGCAACACTTTATGTCCAGCAAAGGTATCGGTCTGGCAGACATACTCTTCAACTTAAAGAAGATTATAGGAAATTAAGGGAAGCTTGCATAAGAATTCAGGCTGCAGTTCGGGGCTATCTTGTcaggaaacaaataaaaaggtgGAGGGAGACTGCAGTATTTCTTCAGGCCTGCTACAGAATGAAAAGGGACAGACAACAGTACTTAAGCATCTACAGTGCTGCAATTGTCATTCAACAACATTATCGTGCCTACAAAAACCAACGGTGTCAGAGGCAGGAATTCCTGCAAGTTAAGAAAGCAGCTGTGAGCCTACAGGCAGCCTACAGGGGTTATAAAACACGCAAAAAGCTTAAACTTGAACATAGAGCTGCTGTTAAAATTCAAACTGCTTTTAGAGCTCATGCTGCACGAGTGAAACACAAGGCAGTGGTAGAGGCCTCCATTGTGATTCAGAGGTGGTACAGGAATTGTAAGACTGGTAGCAGGCAAAGACTGAACTTCTTAATGACAAGAGCAGCAGTGCTTTCTTTACAAGCAGCTTTTCATGGATGGAAGGTCCGAAAGCAGATTAGAAGACAGCATGTTGCTGCTACTGTGATACAGTCTGCCTTCAGGAAATTCACGGCTCTGAAAAGATTCAGGCTTATGAGCCATGCTGTGTTAACTATCCAAAGGCATTACAGGGCCAGTGTTATAGGCCAGAAACAACGTCGAGAATATGTTCAGCTGCGTAACTCTGTAGTGCGTCTTCAGGCAATATGGAGGGGGAAAGCTCTGAGAAAAACAATTCAGAAGAAACATAACCTTGCAACAATTATTCAGTCCTATTACAGAATGCATGTAAATCAACTAAAATACAAGAAACTAAGGGAAGCCACTCTAGTGATTCAGAAATACTTCAGAGCTTActgtatgaaaaaaacccaacgtgcaatttatttaaaaacaaaggcagCTGTGTTAGTCTTGCAGTCTGCTTACCGTGGGATGACTGTGAGGAAACAACTGAACATACTAAACAAAGCTGCTACAACTATACAAGCTGCCTTCAGGTCTTACCTGGTCAAAAAGGAATATGAAAGACTTAGATCTGCAGCTGTAGCTATTCAAAGGCGTTATCGTGCTATTATTCAGGCTAAATGTCAAAGGCAGAGATACTTGTCTTTAAGAAGAGCCATAGTCAAAATGCAGGCCATTTACAGAGGTGTGAGAGTGAGACGACAAGTTCACTGTATGCATAATGCAGCTATCTGCATCCAAGCCACGTTTAAGATGCATTGCATGAACATAAAATATCAGTCAATGAGAATGGCAGCAATTAGAATTCAAAGACAGTATAGAGCTTTTTGTTTAGGCAAAGTACAGCGCAAAAAGTACTTGGAACTAAAGAAGTCTATCATTATCCTTCAGGCTGCTTGCAGAGGCATGAAAGTCCGACAAGACTTAAAAACTATGCATCAGTCAGCAACAATAATACAGTCTTATTATCGAATGCACAGACTACAGAGGGATTTCAGAAAATTGTTGCTGGCAACTAGGGAGATTCAGCAGTGGTTCTGTGCTTGTAAGGAGCGAAATGCACAAGTTCACAACTATATGATGATGAAAAATGCTGTACTTCGCATCCATGGTATGCAAACAAGAAGGCTTATCAAAACTACGAGTGAATCAGCTGTGATTATTCAAAGAGCAATTAGAACTTTTCTTGAAAGTAAACACTCTCTTTTCATTGAGGCAGCTGCTGTTGTAATTCAGAGAAGATACAGAGCAACAAAACTAGCTAGAATTCAACGTCAAAAATACCTCTCTTTACTTAATGCCTCTGTCATCATTCAGTCTGCTTATAGAGGATTTGTGGTAAGGAAAAAATTGCAGCAAATGCATAAAGCTGCTACAGTTATTCAAGCAATGTTAAGAATGCATAAAATTTACACTTCTTATCAAGAAGTCAAACTTGCTGCAGCAATCATACAACAATGTTATCGAGCTTACAGGGAAGGGAAGCGCATGAGAGAAAGATACTTAAAACTGTACAATTCTGTTTTAGTTCTTCAAGCTGCCTATAGAGGAATGAGAACAAGACGCTTCTTGAAGAAAAGACATGAGGCAGCCCTTACAATACAGAAAAACTACCGAATGTATAGGCAGTACTGTCATTACAGACAACTTCAGTGGGCAACCCAGCTAATACAGAATAGGTATAGAGCCAATAAGCTGAGGAAAATTGCAGTACAGCATTACTCTTCATTAAAGAAAGCAGCAACTTGTATCCAGAAGGCGTTTCGAGACATGCAAGCGAAAAGACAACAGCAAAAAATGCATCGTGCTGCTACTGTTGTTCAGAAAAATTTTAAAGGTTTTAGGGAACGGCAGAGATACCTCTCTCTTAAAGCAGCTACTCTCGTCTTTCAGAAAAGATACAGAGCTTTGATTCTGTCAAGACAGCATACTTTGGAATATCGTTCTCTTCGCAGAGCAGCAATTCATATACAGGCTGTGTACAGAGGTGTCAGGGTGCGCAAGAGCATTGAGCACATGCATTCAGCTGCCAGTACAATACAGTCAGCCTACAGGATGCACAGGGATAGAAGGTCCTATCAAAATATGAGAACTGCAGCTATTGCTGTACAGAGCTCCTATCGATCTTATGTGAAAGGAAGGAACCAACGGGAGAAGTATCTGACAATGAAGAATTCTGTTCTTGTTATTCAAGCAGCATACAGAGGCATGAAGGCACGGCAGAAACTGAAAGTCATGCATGTTTCAGCAACCATAATACAGTCTAGTTATCGCATGTATGTACAGCATAGGTATTAcaaacagctgtgctgggctgtcaGAGTCATACAGCAGAGGTTCAGAGCCAAAATGGCAAAAGAATCTGACATGAAAAATTATGcgaaaataaaaaaggctgtCATCTGCCTTCAAGCTGCTTTTCGTGCTAAAAAAGCCAGGCAGTTGTATAAAGCCAGTGTTGCTGCGCGGTGCATTCAATCATTCTTACGGATGCGCATAGAGAGGAGACgttttcttgaaaagaaagcagcagcaataaTGATCCAGTCAATGTTCCGATGCCAAAGAACAAGGACTCACTACAAATTGATCCAGAGTTCAGCAATTGCCATTCAGAGGTGGTACAGATCATGTCACAGGGCTCATTTACAGAGAGTGGAGTACTTGGCTCAAAGACAAGCAGCAGTCATTATTCAGTCTGCCTTCCGTGGtatgaaagcaagaaaaatagcAAGGCAAATACGAGCTGCAAGAAAGATTCAGTCTTTTCTTAGGATGGCTGTGCAACGCAGAAAATATGTTCAACTTAGAACAGCAGCTGTTACATTACAAGCTTATTACTTAATGCATAAAGCTCAATCACAGTATACAAGCTataaaaaagcagcagttgTCCTACAGCGGTGTTACCGATCCCACTTGACTGTGAAACACCAAAGAATGACTTACTTACAGACCCGGAGGAACATTGTCATTGTGCAGGCTAGAGTCAGAGGATTCATTGAAAGGAAGAGGTTtcacaaaattaaagaaagcacaataaaaatTCAG CAGCACTACAGAGCCCACCGGATGCGAAATATTGAGCGACACAGATACCGTCAAATGAAAAGAGCTGCCATTAGAATTCAG GCAGCATATAGAGGACATAAAGCCAGACAGTGGGTTAAGAAAATGAGAGCAGCACAAGTAATCCAAGCCTGGTTCCGAGGTTACAGAGCACGAAAGGAATATGCAGCTGTGGTAAAAGCTACACTTGTTATTCAGAGTCACTTCAGAATGAAGCAGCTGCGGACCTG GTTTTTGGAAGTGAAGTTCTGTGCTCTTACAATCCAAAGAAGATGGAGAGCGACCCTTAGTGCACGAATGCTTCGACATCACTTTCTGGCAACTAAGAATGCTGCAGTTAAAATTCAGTTGGCATACAGACAGTACAGGGCTAGAAAACTTTTAAGAAAG AAGGTTCAGGCTGCATGTTTGATCCAAAAAGCATATAGAGGTTTCAAGGCAAGAAGAAAATTTGATCAacaaaaagctgctgctgtaaTTATCCAAAAACATCTGCGGGCTTGGCAGAAAGGCAGACTTCAATTTATGAAATACAGTAAGACTAGAAGAGCTATCGTTAAACTGCAAGCATTTATACGGGGTTATTTAGTCAGAAAAAAG atttcagaacagaaacaaaaaaggaaattacttcATTTTGCAGCAGCTGTGTATCATCATCTCTCTGCAATTAAAATTCAAAGGATGTACAGGATTCATCTCACCTTAAAACTTGCACAAAACCAGATCTTATCTGTTCTTATAATACAG aGATGGTTCCGAGCAAAAATGCAACGCAAGAGATTTCTAAAAGATTATCAGAGAGTCATTTGCTTACAACGTGCAATTCGAGGCTGGCTAAGGCACAGAAATGATGCAGCAACCATAATCCAGAGAAACGTGAAAAGATTCCTTGCCTGCAGACGTAAAAGAAAATTTGCAGTTGGAATAATTAAATTCCAG GCGTTGTGGAGAGGATATTCGTGGAGAAAGATTAATGACACAGCAAAAACTAAAGCTTTAAGGCGCAGTTTAGAAAAGGCTAAtgaaaagagcagagaagaaaacaaattgtgCAACAGAACTGCAACTGCAATTGAATACCTTCTAAAATACAAACATCTCTCTTACATTCTTGCAGCATTAAATCATCTTG AGGTGGCTACCAGGTTGTCCTCGCTGTGTTGTGAAAATAtagcccagagcagagcaatcTTCAGTATTTTTGTTCTGATTCGAAGATGCAACCGGAGTGTTCCATGCATGGATGTGATCAGATATTCAGTTCAGGTTCTACTGAATGTTTCAAAG TATGAAAGAACAACTCAAGCAGTTTATGAAGCAGAAAATTCTATAGATACTTTACTAGACCTGCTACAAATGTACAGAGGCAAAGCTGGGGACAAAGTTTCGGAGAAAGGAGGAAGCATTTTTACAAAGACCTGTTGTTTGCTGGCCATCCTTTCAAAGGACTCGAAAAGAGCTTCG GAAATCCGAGGCATGCCAAGAACTGTTCCTTTCATTCAAAGCCTGTATAAACTTACAGCTCGGAAGCACAGAATGGATGCAGAGAGAGCACTCGTGAAGCAGAAAACAAGCACTGTCTTAAGTGGAACTTCTGTTCCAGTGACTCCTCTAAGAATAAAAACAGTTTCAAA AATTAAACCGGACTGGGTCTTGAGGAAAGATAACATGCGAGAAGTTGTGGATCCTCTGCAAGCAATTCTGATGGTGATGGACACACTTGGCATTGCCTGCTACTGA